Proteins encoded together in one Fibrobacter sp. window:
- a CDS encoding KAP family NTPase codes for MLFDKNRQPFDVIFTVGIFSQANQMSQNLKFLSNAPLGEDLFEGKSQDSIANAIVAQIEHNAGQIRRGQQQKMIGIEGSWGSGKSNLIEIVKKKFSQKYGMSKFYFFTYDVWGHQEDLQRKAILNELVDFLIEKRAVKNNEKDGDNNNWRERVKKTTGVVTETKQTQIPKISFGIIICALALVIAPICENITVACGFVSNLIHAIPFFLILLALLCSIVRNGFKKGVTEFISIYKDKEIETTNREFVSETNPSVIDFRAFLSSLSSALEGKHLVIFFDNMDRLPKEKIEGLWSSIHTFFAENNGHKNISCIVSFDRTHIKGAFSLCDGATEECGNDYIDKTFDVVYRVAPPILSDWKNFFKVKWLEAFNEIKDKEEFERVVQVYDILSGKRDLTPRSIIRFINELVLTKKSFVVPERYIAIFILRRDVLIENPLYLGCLGNLKAIYERDPNYFKYISSIVYQVSPEKTMSVVYEASLRRALEQGDKEEVERISKAPFFWDVLENTLKSMENLDDAVVSLDFLPQDALNSVQSAMLWQSLFWWLKEKEPQDFQKERLFGVMKKSQEILLKHVEKTSKIELIKDLLRIFARDGFSFKQYEPKTYTSFIERLSRYLPMDDLYSLLPNLSISAEAYLAILKEKGALMKQIPLDCPEMESYLANLNYMQLLEQDCLENLPDSTKRKMDVDATLNNLFAQNPVYSEENFLKLLKLFTVFPQYNINADEINWNLLGTLLNSTTIPSLKGIILAIRIIHCNYPVSSRFFGEMLSSPLPNDVKTSLLSYLSSQMTFEQILANEDMLHTYGVVQDYVKDAIVNGQYEITVKGLFEILPKLNDLSELLGIDLSPLLLKIMKVYDRKKETFDKLLKFKQDDPASVEQVLPYKTLQFVANQDSEFAKRLVQWLVWYFNSWSKDFWFARFKNPNLYGVKEAILIKYGWSSNAKDAMEAYLIELLNENKINPNQEIWSVIFESLSKSFKERLFKNIRDNFVNGRKIMDLNKFIFIGDALLKFGFVEQCLGDVLRTIVPSFLLEDNVASKIIAENFDQLKNVLKEETDAEDWLEKARTIASENENSPLKDLIG; via the coding sequence TTGCTATTTGACAAAAATAGACAGCCGTTTGATGTTATATTTACCGTAGGAATATTTTCTCAGGCAAATCAAATGTCGCAAAATCTGAAATTTTTAAGTAATGCCCCTCTTGGTGAAGACCTCTTTGAGGGCAAATCCCAAGATTCCATTGCAAATGCAATTGTCGCCCAGATTGAACATAATGCTGGTCAAATTCGTCGGGGACAACAACAGAAGATGATTGGGATTGAGGGGTCTTGGGGATCAGGAAAAAGCAATCTAATTGAAATTGTAAAAAAGAAGTTTAGTCAAAAATATGGAATGTCAAAGTTCTATTTCTTCACGTATGATGTTTGGGGACATCAAGAGGATTTGCAAAGAAAAGCTATCCTAAATGAATTGGTAGATTTCCTGATAGAAAAAAGAGCCGTCAAAAACAATGAAAAAGATGGCGACAACAACAATTGGAGAGAAAGGGTTAAGAAAACAACAGGTGTAGTTACTGAAACGAAACAAACTCAAATACCAAAAATTAGTTTTGGAATCATAATTTGTGCCTTAGCACTTGTTATCGCCCCCATTTGCGAAAATATAACAGTCGCATGTGGTTTTGTATCAAATTTAATTCATGCAATTCCTTTTTTTCTAATTCTTTTGGCTTTATTATGTTCTATCGTACGCAATGGTTTCAAAAAAGGTGTTACTGAGTTCATTAGTATATACAAGGACAAGGAAATAGAAACAACAAATCGAGAATTCGTTTCTGAAACGAATCCATCTGTCATTGATTTTAGAGCCTTTCTTTCTTCGTTGTCAAGTGCATTAGAAGGCAAACATCTAGTCATTTTCTTCGACAATATGGATCGACTACCGAAAGAAAAAATTGAAGGTTTATGGTCTTCAATTCACACATTCTTTGCCGAAAACAATGGTCATAAAAACATTTCTTGTATTGTGTCATTTGACAGAACCCACATAAAGGGCGCTTTTTCTCTTTGTGATGGTGCTACAGAAGAATGCGGAAACGATTACATTGACAAAACTTTTGATGTCGTTTATAGAGTCGCTCCCCCAATTCTGTCTGATTGGAAAAATTTCTTTAAAGTTAAATGGCTTGAAGCTTTTAATGAAATTAAAGATAAAGAAGAATTTGAACGCGTTGTTCAGGTTTACGATATACTGTCCGGGAAAAGAGATTTGACTCCACGTTCAATAATAAGGTTTATCAATGAACTTGTACTAACAAAGAAATCCTTTGTGGTACCAGAACGTTACATCGCAATTTTCATTTTACGAAGAGATGTCTTAATAGAAAATCCGTTGTATTTGGGATGCCTAGGAAATTTAAAAGCAATTTACGAACGCGATCCCAATTATTTTAAATATATATCATCCATTGTTTATCAGGTTTCTCCGGAAAAAACTATGTCTGTGGTTTATGAGGCATCGCTAAGAAGGGCATTGGAACAGGGTGATAAAGAAGAAGTTGAAAGAATCAGCAAGGCTCCTTTTTTCTGGGACGTTTTGGAAAATACATTAAAATCAATGGAGAACCTGGACGACGCTGTTGTCTCGTTAGACTTTTTACCCCAAGATGCTTTGAATAGCGTTCAATCTGCAATGTTGTGGCAAAGTTTGTTTTGGTGGCTAAAGGAAAAAGAACCCCAAGATTTCCAAAAAGAACGATTGTTTGGTGTGATGAAAAAATCTCAGGAAATTCTATTGAAACATGTTGAAAAAACGTCAAAGATAGAATTGATTAAGGACTTGTTAAGAATTTTTGCTAGAGATGGCTTTTCTTTCAAACAATATGAGCCTAAAACTTACACATCTTTCATAGAAAGGTTGAGTCGTTATCTTCCTATGGATGACTTATATTCCCTTTTGCCAAACTTGTCAATCAGCGCCGAAGCCTACTTGGCGATTCTTAAAGAAAAAGGGGCTCTTATGAAGCAAATTCCGCTTGATTGCCCGGAAATGGAATCATATCTTGCAAATTTGAATTATATGCAATTACTTGAACAGGATTGTTTAGAAAACCTTCCTGATTCAACGAAACGAAAGATGGATGTTGATGCGACTTTGAACAACCTATTTGCACAAAATCCGGTTTATTCTGAAGAAAATTTCTTAAAACTTTTGAAATTATTCACGGTATTTCCGCAATACAATATAAACGCGGATGAGATAAATTGGAATTTGCTTGGCACTCTACTTAATTCAACCACAATCCCTTCTTTAAAGGGTATTATTCTTGCAATACGCATAATCCATTGTAATTATCCTGTTTCAAGTAGATTCTTTGGAGAAATGTTATCTAGTCCTTTACCAAACGATGTGAAAACCTCGTTGCTTTCGTACTTATCTTCTCAAATGACCTTTGAACAGATTCTTGCTAATGAGGATATGTTGCACACGTATGGGGTTGTTCAGGATTACGTAAAAGATGCCATCGTAAATGGTCAATACGAAATTACAGTTAAAGGTTTGTTCGAAATACTACCAAAATTAAACGACCTAAGCGAGCTGCTAGGAATAGATTTGTCACCACTGCTTTTGAAAATAATGAAGGTGTATGATCGCAAAAAAGAAACGTTTGACAAATTGCTGAAATTCAAACAAGATGACCCTGCTAGTGTAGAGCAAGTTCTTCCCTATAAGACATTGCAATTTGTAGCAAATCAAGATTCTGAGTTTGCAAAGAGATTGGTTCAATGGCTTGTCTGGTATTTTAACTCCTGGTCAAAAGATTTTTGGTTTGCTCGGTTCAAGAATCCGAATCTGTATGGAGTCAAGGAAGCTATTCTGATAAAATATGGTTGGTCTTCAAATGCAAAAGACGCCATGGAAGCGTACCTTATCGAATTATTGAATGAAAATAAAATAAATCCTAATCAAGAAATTTGGTCGGTCATATTTGAATCATTGAGCAAAAGTTTTAAAGAACGCTTGTTCAAAAACATTCGAGATAATTTTGTTAATGGTCGAAAAATAATGGATTTGAACAAGTTTATCTTTATAGGGGACGCTTTGCTAAAATTTGGTTTTGTAGAACAATGTTTAGGAGATGTCTTAAGAACTATTGTTCCGTCTTTCCTATTGGAGGACAATGTTGCATCAAAAATTATTGCGGAAAATTTCGATCAGTTAAAAAATGTTCTTAAAGAGGAAACTGATGCAGAAGATTGGCTAGAAAAGGCTAGGACCATAGCTTCTGAGAACGAAAATTCCCCTTTGAAGGATTTGATAGGGTAA